The region GATGGATAAAAGCAATTTTCCGCTGCCGGATAAAATAAAGATTTAAGGAGATTGAAATCGATGAAAAAGCTTGTTTTCGGTTTGATGCTGATCGGATTGCTGGCGGTTTTAATGACGGCATGTTCCAAGGAACGACGGGTCAAAGACGGCGACACGATCAAGGCCCATTATACGGGAAATTTCGAGGACGGCACCCAGTTTGCCACGTCCTACGGCAATGAACCGGTTGAGTTTGTTATCGGCAGCGGCACCTTTATTCCCGGTTTCGAGATCGGCTTTATCGGCATGGCCGTCGGCGAAAAAAAGTCAGTGACCATTCCGCCGCTCGAGGGTTACGGCGACATTCACCAGGAATTGATCGCAACCATTCCCAGGGCGGTTTTCCCCGATTCTGTTCCGGTTGACAGCGGTATGCAGTTCGAGATGCAGCGCCCCGACGGGACGCCGTTTACGGTTTTGATAACCGGTGCCAAGGACGACTCGGTTATGGTCGATGCCAACCATCCGCTGGCCGGCA is a window of candidate division Zixibacteria bacterium HGW-Zixibacteria-1 DNA encoding:
- a CDS encoding peptidylprolyl isomerase, translated to MTACSKERRVKDGDTIKAHYTGNFEDGTQFATSYGNEPVEFVIGSGTFIPGFEIGFIGMAVGEKKSVTIPPLEGYGDIHQELIATIPRAVFPDSVPVDSGMQFEMQRPDGTPFTVLITGAKDDSVMVDANHPLAGKTLVFELELVEIK